The Roseovarius indicus genome has a segment encoding these proteins:
- a CDS encoding dipeptide epimerase, protein MAEITFRKVYLKKRFPLAISRGVIEGAENLFISIAENGHIGWGEVAPGATEGAATTEEAEAMLRGVTGSEFDTGAIHDVWDRAYEAGVAPCALAGLDMALWDLKARQAGMPLYSLLGLARRGVPTSLTVGINSPDVVRERVPLLLEKGAKALKIKLGSPEGIEADKAMYAAVVESVGDADVVLRVDANGGWSLDDARHMMGWLAERRAEYIEQPLVRGAEDQLVDLFKDRALPIFVDESCRMSGDIPGFADRVDGVNLKLMKCGGITEALRIVATARAFGLKTMIGCMGESAVSIAAGASIGALFDYIDLDSHLNLDPDPADGAPLVDGVTLPADRPGHGGDLPDA, encoded by the coding sequence ATGGCCGAGATCACGTTCCGAAAGGTCTATCTCAAGAAACGATTTCCGCTGGCGATCAGCCGGGGCGTGATCGAAGGGGCTGAGAACCTTTTCATCTCGATTGCCGAGAACGGGCATATCGGCTGGGGAGAGGTCGCGCCGGGTGCCACCGAGGGCGCGGCGACGACGGAAGAGGCCGAAGCCATGCTGCGTGGGGTGACGGGCAGCGAGTTCGACACCGGCGCTATCCATGACGTCTGGGACAGGGCATATGAGGCGGGCGTCGCGCCTTGCGCGTTGGCGGGGCTCGACATGGCGCTGTGGGATCTGAAGGCCAGACAGGCCGGAATGCCGCTCTACAGCCTTCTGGGGCTGGCGCGGCGTGGTGTGCCGACCTCGCTGACCGTGGGGATCAACTCGCCGGACGTGGTGCGCGAGCGCGTGCCGCTCTTGCTGGAGAAGGGGGCGAAAGCGCTCAAGATCAAGCTGGGCTCGCCCGAGGGGATCGAGGCCGACAAGGCGATGTACGCGGCCGTGGTCGAGAGCGTGGGCGATGCCGATGTCGTTCTGCGGGTCGATGCCAATGGCGGCTGGTCGCTCGACGATGCGCGCCACATGATGGGCTGGCTGGCCGAGCGGCGGGCGGAATATATCGAACAGCCGCTGGTGCGCGGCGCCGAGGATCAGCTTGTCGACCTGTTCAAGGACCGTGCCCTGCCGATCTTCGTCGATGAAAGCTGCCGGATGTCGGGTGATATTCCCGGCTTTGCCGACCGGGTCGACGGGGTGAACCTCAAGCTGATGAAATGCGGCGGCATCACCGAGGCGCTGCGCATTGTCGCCACTGCCCGGGCGTTCGGCCTCAAGACCATGATCGGCTGCATGGGTGAGAGCGCGGTCTCGATCGCGGCGGGGGCCTCGATCGGGGCGCTGTTCGACTATATCGACCTCGACAGCCACTTGAATCTCGACCCCGATCCCGCCGATGGCGCGCCGCTGGTCGATGGGGTGACCCTGCCCGCCGACCGGCCCGGACACGGAGGAGACCTGCCCGATGCTTGA
- a CDS encoding 3-keto-5-aminohexanoate cleavage protein, with protein sequence MSKIIITCAVTGSIHTPSLSPHLPFTAKDIEDQAVEAAEAGAAILHLHARDPDDGRPSSKSEHFMNFLPGIRDRCDAVINITTGGSAIMSLEDRLAGAMAAEPEMCSLNMGSMNFALYPLAARDREWRFDWEKPFLESTDDLIFKNTPRDIAHVLHEMGERRGARFEFECYDMSHLVMLRHFVERGLVKAPIFIQFVFGVLGGMAPAPETLSHMVRLADDYFGDDYRFSVLAAGRAQMTMAATAAGMGGHVRVGLEDSLYIEKGKLAVSNAEQVQKARRIVEGLGRQVATPDEARAMLGLKGAAHVAF encoded by the coding sequence ATGTCGAAGATCATCATCACCTGCGCCGTGACCGGCTCGATCCATACGCCCAGCCTGTCGCCGCATCTGCCCTTCACCGCGAAGGATATCGAAGATCAGGCCGTGGAAGCTGCCGAGGCGGGCGCGGCGATCCTGCATCTGCACGCCCGTGACCCGGACGATGGCCGGCCCTCGTCGAAATCCGAGCACTTCATGAACTTCCTGCCCGGGATCCGCGACCGGTGCGACGCGGTGATCAACATAACCACCGGCGGCAGCGCCATCATGTCGCTGGAAGATCGGCTCGCGGGTGCGATGGCGGCCGAGCCCGAGATGTGTTCGCTCAACATGGGCTCGATGAATTTCGCCCTCTACCCACTTGCCGCGCGGGACCGTGAGTGGCGGTTCGACTGGGAAAAACCCTTTCTCGAGTCGACCGACGACCTGATCTTCAAGAACACCCCGCGCGACATCGCCCATGTTCTGCACGAAATGGGCGAAAGGCGGGGCGCGCGGTTCGAGTTCGAGTGTTATGACATGAGCCACCTTGTCATGTTGCGCCATTTCGTCGAGCGCGGCCTCGTGAAAGCGCCGATCTTCATCCAGTTCGTCTTTGGCGTGCTGGGCGGCATGGCCCCGGCGCCCGAGACGCTTTCGCACATGGTGCGGCTGGCCGATGACTATTTCGGCGATGACTACCGTTTCTCGGTGCTGGCGGCGGGCCGGGCGCAGATGACGATGGCGGCGACGGCTGCCGGGATGGGCGGCCATGTCCGCGTCGGGCTGGAAGACAGCCTTTACATCGAGAAGGGAAAACTGGCGGTCTCGAATGCCGAGCAGGTGCAAAAGGCCCGCCGCATCGTCGAGGGGCTGGGCCGGCAGGTTGCCACACCGGACGAGGCCCGCGCGATGCTCGGGCTGAAAGGGGCGGCGCATGTCGCCTTCTGA
- a CDS encoding ABC transporter ATP-binding protein: protein MTEPATVLEMKNLSVGYYRDLNILSDLDIKARQGQITTILGANGVGKSTALKAAFGFLSPNQGDILLGGESILGIPPHEKILKGLAYIPQQPGVFKDMTVEENLELGGWTFRRDRKQVRQKVEANYERFPALRDKRKQVTGELSGGQQRMVEIGRTLMSEPKMLLVDEPTAGLSKMLAEEVYEMLTDLAKVDKLTILLVDQEIRHALKIADYVYVLELGRNKFEGPADEFDDLEKAFWIA from the coding sequence ATGACCGAACCGGCAACCGTTCTCGAGATGAAGAACCTCTCGGTGGGTTACTACCGCGATCTCAACATCCTCTCCGATCTCGACATCAAGGCACGGCAGGGCCAGATCACCACGATCCTGGGCGCCAATGGCGTGGGCAAGTCGACGGCACTCAAGGCCGCCTTCGGGTTTCTTTCGCCCAATCAGGGCGACATCCTGCTCGGTGGCGAGTCGATCCTGGGCATTCCGCCGCACGAGAAGATCCTCAAGGGGCTGGCCTACATCCCCCAGCAGCCCGGGGTATTCAAGGACATGACCGTCGAGGAAAACCTCGAACTGGGCGGCTGGACCTTCCGGCGCGACCGCAAGCAGGTGCGCCAGAAAGTCGAGGCGAACTATGAACGTTTCCCGGCGCTCCGTGACAAGCGCAAGCAGGTAACGGGCGAGCTGTCGGGCGGGCAGCAGCGCATGGTAGAGATCGGCCGCACGCTGATGTCGGAACCCAAGATGCTGTTGGTCGACGAGCCAACGGCGGGCCTTTCGAAAATGCTGGCCGAGGAGGTCTACGAGATGCTCACCGACCTCGCGAAGGTCGACAAGCTGACCATCCTGCTCGTCGACCAGGAAATCCGCCATGCTCTCAAGATCGCCGACTATGTCTACGTGCTTGAACTGGGCCGGAACAAGTTCGAAGGCCCGGCCGATGAGTTCGACGATCTCGAAAAGGCTTTCTGGATAGCGTGA
- a CDS encoding ATP-binding protein: MTKMLRTRLLVVVLFLGAVGACAAGIWRYAHVEALAQIEKQGRADLALASDRFTGELRRFRELAVLMAEHPVFDDLTAEDGVARADWVLQDAADKSGALALFYTDTAGTVLARAGNVTLRPAGSRYFRRAMRGALGTFYGRLGPDGVRVYAFAAPAFGPDGVKGSVIALVDMAEVEWDWIGGQPPVFFTDADGRIFLSNRSEILGWQPRENGEAPAPPIEPAPDFSAVWRSGYEIWRLDWGDYLPRAALHLAKAEPVIGMTGHALVDTAPARRIAWLQTSVFTVICLSFGVVLLLLGERRRTLARANAQLETRVSERTAELSEANIALRREVQERQEAEAALKRAQDELVQAGKLSALGQMSAGISHELNQPLMAIQQFADNGGSFLAKGRTDAAGENLNRISQLAARAARIIKNLRAFARNESEPMGKVDLVQVMETAVELTDARLRKDEVTLDWQAPAQPVYALGGEVRLVQVFVNLINNAADAMSGQVERRISIAIDAGPPLAVTVRDIGPGISAPDKMFEPFYTTKAVGSDDGMGLGLSISYGLVQSFGGNIRGTNAPDGGAVMTVELERWQEEAAA, translated from the coding sequence ATGACGAAGATGCTGCGCACCAGATTGCTCGTGGTCGTCCTGTTTCTCGGGGCGGTCGGCGCCTGCGCGGCTGGCATCTGGCGGTATGCCCATGTCGAGGCGCTGGCCCAGATCGAGAAACAGGGGCGCGCCGACCTCGCACTGGCCTCCGACCGGTTCACCGGCGAACTGCGCCGCTTCCGCGAACTGGCGGTGCTGATGGCCGAACACCCGGTTTTCGATGACCTCACCGCCGAGGATGGTGTCGCACGCGCCGACTGGGTGTTGCAGGACGCCGCCGACAAGAGCGGGGCGCTGGCGCTTTTTTACACCGACACCGCCGGCACCGTGCTGGCCCGCGCCGGCAACGTCACGCTCCGCCCCGCCGGAAGCCGCTATTTCCGCCGCGCCATGCGCGGGGCGCTCGGCACGTTCTACGGCCGGCTTGGGCCGGATGGTGTGCGCGTTTATGCCTTTGCCGCGCCGGCCTTCGGCCCGGACGGGGTCAAGGGGAGTGTCATCGCGTTGGTCGACATGGCCGAGGTTGAATGGGACTGGATCGGCGGTCAGCCCCCCGTGTTCTTCACCGATGCCGACGGGCGCATCTTTTTGTCCAACCGCTCGGAAATTCTTGGCTGGCAGCCGCGAGAAAACGGTGAAGCCCCGGCCCCGCCGATCGAACCCGCGCCGGATTTCAGTGCTGTCTGGCGCAGCGGATACGAGATCTGGCGCCTCGACTGGGGCGACTACCTGCCTCGCGCCGCCCTGCATCTTGCCAAGGCCGAGCCGGTGATCGGCATGACCGGCCACGCCCTTGTCGACACGGCCCCGGCCCGCCGCATCGCGTGGCTTCAGACCTCGGTCTTCACCGTGATCTGCCTGTCTTTCGGCGTGGTCCTCCTGCTTCTCGGCGAGCGCCGCCGCACTCTGGCCCGGGCGAATGCCCAGTTGGAAACCCGCGTGTCGGAACGCACGGCAGAACTGTCAGAGGCCAACATTGCCCTGCGCCGCGAGGTGCAGGAACGCCAGGAGGCCGAAGCCGCCCTCAAGCGCGCACAGGACGAGTTGGTCCAGGCGGGCAAGCTGTCTGCGCTGGGGCAGATGAGCGCCGGCATCAGTCACGAGTTGAACCAGCCGCTGATGGCGATCCAGCAATTTGCCGACAATGGCGGCTCGTTCCTTGCCAAGGGCCGCACCGACGCGGCGGGCGAGAACCTGAACCGCATCTCGCAACTGGCGGCCCGCGCCGCGCGCATCATCAAGAACCTGCGCGCCTTCGCGCGTAACGAGAGCGAGCCGATGGGCAAGGTCGACCTCGTGCAGGTGATGGAGACGGCGGTGGAACTGACCGACGCGCGCCTGCGCAAGGACGAGGTAACGCTTGACTGGCAGGCCCCGGCGCAGCCCGTCTATGCACTCGGTGGCGAGGTGCGGCTTGTCCAGGTCTTCGTCAACCTCATCAACAACGCGGCCGATGCCATGTCGGGCCAGGTCGAAAGGCGGATCAGTATCGCGATCGACGCCGGCCCGCCACTTGCCGTCACCGTGCGCGATATCGGCCCCGGCATCAGTGCACCCGACAAGATGTTCGAGCCCTTCTACACCACCAAGGCTGTCGGCAGCGATGACGGAATGGGCCTCGGGCTGTCGATCTCCTACGGTCTGGTCCAGAGCTTCGGGGGCAATATCCGCGGTACCAACGCCCCGGATGGTGGCGCCGTGATGACGGTGGAACTGGAACGCTGGCAGGAAGAGGCAGCGGCATGA
- a CDS encoding aminotransferase family protein, with protein sequence MDGQGKSHLFYQTRQRRPRLRQAEGVYIWDVDGKRYLDGSSGAMVCNIGHSNPNVLEAMRRQMEIATFGYRLHFETEPSEALAAKVAGLAPDGMERVFFVSGGSEAVESAIKLARQYKLAVGEPQRWKVISRYPAYHGCTIGALALTGYAPMTAPFDPMMRQMPKIPAPRAYLDGLDPADAETGRHYADMLEERILQEGPETVLAFIVEPIGGASTGCLMPPEGYMKRIREICDRYDVLLIHDEVISGGGRTGTFFAADNWDTVPDIAALSKGFGAGYMPLGAVIAQEEIVEAVLGHGGFIHGFTYAGNPLACAAGLAVIEEIERQDMMHNALEVGTQLGHRLRALMNRYPIIGDVRGMGMLQAFELVSDRATMTPLPKELNAFDRLVEAAYDEGLIIYSRRTRGGYSGDHFIVAPPMISTTVHVDEIIEKLTRALDRFCEEAGL encoded by the coding sequence ATGGACGGGCAGGGCAAAAGCCATCTTTTCTATCAGACCCGGCAGCGCCGCCCACGGCTCAGGCAGGCCGAGGGCGTGTATATCTGGGACGTGGACGGCAAGCGTTATCTCGACGGCTCGTCCGGGGCGATGGTGTGCAATATCGGTCATTCCAACCCCAACGTGCTCGAGGCCATGCGCAGGCAGATGGAGATCGCCACCTTCGGCTATCGCCTGCATTTCGAGACGGAACCGAGCGAGGCGCTGGCGGCCAAGGTCGCGGGGCTGGCCCCCGACGGGATGGAGCGCGTGTTCTTCGTTTCCGGCGGCTCGGAAGCGGTGGAAAGCGCCATCAAGCTCGCCCGGCAATACAAGCTGGCGGTGGGCGAGCCGCAGCGCTGGAAAGTGATCTCGCGCTACCCAGCCTATCACGGCTGCACGATCGGCGCGCTGGCACTGACCGGTTACGCGCCAATGACGGCACCCTTCGACCCGATGATGCGGCAGATGCCGAAGATCCCCGCGCCGCGCGCTTATCTCGACGGGCTCGACCCGGCCGACGCGGAAACCGGCCGCCACTACGCCGACATGCTGGAAGAGCGCATCCTGCAGGAAGGGCCGGAAACCGTGCTGGCCTTCATCGTCGAACCGATCGGCGGAGCCTCGACCGGCTGCCTCATGCCGCCAGAAGGTTACATGAAACGCATCCGTGAGATATGTGACCGCTACGATGTGCTGCTTATCCATGACGAGGTGATCTCGGGCGGCGGACGCACCGGCACATTTTTCGCGGCCGACAACTGGGACACCGTGCCGGATATCGCGGCGCTCTCGAAAGGGTTCGGCGCGGGCTACATGCCGCTCGGCGCGGTGATCGCACAGGAGGAGATCGTCGAGGCGGTGCTGGGCCATGGCGGCTTCATCCACGGCTTCACCTATGCCGGCAACCCGCTCGCCTGTGCCGCGGGGCTCGCCGTGATCGAGGAAATCGAGCGGCAGGACATGATGCACAACGCGCTGGAGGTGGGCACCCAGCTCGGCCACCGCCTGCGCGCTTTGATGAACCGCTACCCGATCATCGGCGACGTGCGCGGCATGGGGATGCTGCAGGCCTTCGAACTGGTGTCCGACCGCGCCACAATGACACCGCTGCCGAAGGAATTGAACGCCTTTGACCGGCTGGTCGAGGCGGCCTATGACGAAGGGCTCATCATCTACTCCCGCCGTACGCGCGGAGGCTATTCCGGCGACCATTTCATCGTTGCGCCACCGATGATCAGCACCACCGTACATGTCGACGAGATTATTGAAAAGCTCACCCGCGCGCTCGACCGGTTCTGCGAAGAGGCGGGACTTTGA
- a CDS encoding GNAT family N-acetyltransferase — MSPSDPWRITPVGPGDIVDLSHALEALSAHMGDSHHATEDALSLACLGVPPACHGLLARGGETVIGAALVSPVFSTTFGAAGAYVSDLWVGDVARGQGLGRALLRASAEFAREEWRACFLKLTVYAENTAARAFYDRLGFDMAERDLTCLLAAKAFDDLMGDP; from the coding sequence ATGTCGCCTTCTGACCCGTGGCGGATCACGCCGGTGGGTCCGGGGGATATCGTCGATCTCTCCCATGCCCTCGAGGCGCTATCGGCCCATATGGGCGACAGCCACCATGCGACCGAGGATGCCCTGTCGCTGGCCTGCCTCGGCGTTCCGCCGGCCTGCCACGGACTGTTGGCGCGCGGTGGTGAGACGGTCATCGGCGCGGCCCTGGTCTCGCCGGTCTTTTCCACCACCTTCGGCGCGGCGGGCGCCTATGTGTCCGACCTCTGGGTGGGCGATGTGGCGCGGGGGCAAGGGCTGGGCCGGGCGCTCCTGCGCGCCTCGGCGGAGTTCGCGAGAGAAGAATGGCGGGCGTGTTTCCTGAAACTGACCGTCTATGCCGAGAATACCGCTGCCCGGGCGTTTTACGACCGGCTCGGCTTTGATATGGCCGAGCGTGACCTGACCTGCCTTCTGGCAGCAAAGGCTTTCGACGACTTGATGGGAGATCCTTGA
- a CDS encoding histone deacetylase family protein: MKAILDDRQRAHDPKNFMANGTRKPNPEVPRRVDILKAGAEAAGCVFETPADAGLGPIAAVHTAEYLTFLRNIHTRWQRIEGASDEVIPNVHPMNRTDSYPKSAVGQAGYHQADTACPIAEYTWKAAYWSAQTAVSGADAVAAGARAVYALSRPPGHHAFADLAGGFCFFNNSGIAAQRLLYKGLRPAILDVDVHHGNGTQGMFYARGDVLTVSIHADPARFYPFFWGHAHERGEGAGLGANLNLPLERGTDDETYLNTLDRALAQITDFGADVIVVALGLDAHIDDPFQGFAVTTEGFTRIAAAIAATGLPLVCVQEGGYVSDALGGNLTAFLNGIEGN, from the coding sequence ATGAAAGCCATCCTCGACGACCGCCAGCGCGCGCATGACCCGAAGAACTTCATGGCGAACGGCACACGCAAACCAAACCCCGAAGTACCCAGGCGTGTCGATATCCTGAAGGCGGGGGCCGAAGCGGCGGGCTGTGTCTTCGAGACCCCGGCCGATGCGGGGCTCGGGCCGATCGCCGCGGTCCATACGGCCGAGTACCTGACCTTCCTGCGGAACATCCACACCCGCTGGCAGCGCATCGAGGGGGCATCGGACGAGGTGATCCCCAATGTCCACCCGATGAACCGCACCGACAGCTACCCGAAATCGGCGGTGGGGCAGGCGGGATATCACCAGGCCGATACGGCCTGCCCGATCGCGGAATATACCTGGAAGGCCGCTTACTGGTCGGCCCAGACCGCCGTGAGCGGGGCGGATGCGGTCGCGGCCGGGGCGCGGGCTGTCTACGCGCTCTCCCGCCCGCCGGGGCATCACGCCTTTGCAGACCTTGCCGGGGGGTTTTGTTTCTTCAACAATTCCGGCATCGCCGCGCAAAGGCTGCTATACAAGGGCCTGCGCCCCGCGATCCTCGATGTCGACGTGCACCACGGCAACGGCACGCAGGGCATGTTCTATGCCCGAGGCGATGTGCTGACGGTCTCGATCCACGCGGATCCGGCGCGCTTCTATCCGTTTTTCTGGGGCCATGCCCATGAACGGGGAGAAGGCGCGGGGCTGGGGGCCAACCTCAACCTGCCGCTGGAGCGGGGCACGGACGACGAAACCTACCTGAATACGCTGGATCGGGCGCTCGCACAGATCACCGATTTCGGCGCCGACGTCATTGTCGTGGCGCTCGGGCTCGACGCGCATATCGACGACCCGTTCCAGGGCTTCGCCGTCACGACCGAAGGCTTCACCCGGATCGCCGCGGCCATTGCGGCCACCGGCCTGCCGTTGGTTTGCGTTCAGGAAGGCGGCTACGTCTCCGACGCCCTGGGCGGAAACCTGACGGCGTTTCTCAATGGTATTGAAGGAAACTGA
- a CDS encoding sigma-54-dependent transcriptional regulator encodes MSVDVLVVDDDAAVRDALVQSLELADLTARPAGSFIEAKDHIAPDFPGVILSDIRMPGRDGFYLLKYANGVDAELPVVLLTGEGDIPMAVEAMGQGAFDFLEKPCAPDDLIPVLQRALSTRRLVLENRRLKAQLQTGDPAARMLFGTSALADDLRARVRTVAPMGVEVLVTGPPGAGVSKVAEVIHLMSPAARGPFVKRSSAGMDGVSLDQAFSAATGGTLFLDDVSALPGATQYALAEKLEHAESVRLIAGTTADLSAEVEAGRMNAELYYRLDVTPVRIPALSERPEDIPVLFSHYVALAAEQAGIPVPEVTTDHMARLMAQDWPGNARSLMSAAMRFVLGMPEEAAAAAELGLAEQMARVERSLLIAALGRQNGRASEAAKALKLPRKTFYDKLARYGIRPDDYRRS; translated from the coding sequence ATGAGCGTGGATGTCCTGGTTGTCGACGATGATGCCGCCGTGCGCGACGCGCTGGTCCAGTCGCTGGAACTGGCCGACCTAACAGCAAGGCCCGCTGGCTCATTCATCGAGGCGAAGGATCACATCGCTCCGGATTTTCCAGGCGTGATCCTTTCCGATATCCGAATGCCCGGCCGTGACGGGTTCTACCTTCTGAAATACGCTAACGGTGTCGACGCGGAACTACCGGTCGTGCTGCTTACGGGCGAGGGCGACATTCCCATGGCTGTCGAGGCCATGGGGCAGGGGGCGTTCGACTTTCTCGAGAAACCCTGTGCGCCTGATGACCTGATACCGGTGTTGCAAAGGGCCCTGTCGACCCGGCGTCTGGTTCTGGAAAACCGCCGTCTGAAGGCGCAGTTGCAAACGGGCGACCCGGCGGCACGGATGCTGTTCGGCACCTCGGCGCTGGCCGACGATCTGCGCGCGCGGGTTCGCACGGTTGCGCCCATGGGCGTCGAGGTGCTGGTCACCGGTCCGCCGGGCGCAGGGGTGTCGAAGGTGGCCGAGGTCATTCACCTGATGTCGCCCGCAGCGCGCGGCCCCTTCGTGAAACGCTCTTCCGCCGGGATGGACGGGGTGTCGCTCGACCAGGCGTTCAGCGCGGCCACGGGCGGAACGCTGTTTCTCGACGATGTGTCGGCTCTGCCGGGCGCCACGCAATACGCGCTCGCCGAAAAGCTGGAACACGCGGAAAGCGTTCGGCTCATCGCCGGCACCACGGCCGACCTGTCGGCAGAGGTCGAGGCCGGACGGATGAACGCCGAGCTTTACTATCGGCTCGACGTGACGCCGGTCCGCATCCCTGCGCTGTCCGAGCGTCCCGAAGATATTCCGGTGCTGTTTTCGCACTACGTTGCCCTGGCGGCGGAACAGGCCGGCATACCGGTCCCCGAAGTCACGACCGATCACATGGCCCGCCTGATGGCGCAGGACTGGCCGGGAAATGCCCGGTCGCTCATGTCGGCCGCCATGCGCTTCGTGCTGGGCATGCCGGAAGAGGCGGCGGCCGCCGCCGAACTGGGTCTGGCGGAACAGATGGCACGGGTCGAACGCTCGTTGCTCATTGCCGCGCTTGGGCGCCAGAACGGCCGCGCGTCGGAGGCCGCCAAGGCGCTAAAACTGCCGCGCAAGACCTTTTACGACAAGCTCGCCCGCTACGGCATCCGTCCCGACGATTACCGCCGCAGCTGA
- a CDS encoding DUF1611 domain-containing protein — protein sequence MLEPTQKIAIYAEANMGLINAKMAEGIIRYGRNPVTCVIDSQAVGKSLKELCKIDRDIPIVATLDDAIGLGAEVLVLGTTPSGGRVPPEWMTMLEQAIGSGLSVVNGLHDRLNDVLGDKLKPGQWIWDIRTPTDAMPPIAMARAAKLSNIRALMVGTDMAVGKKTSGLEIWSALCDAGHDAAFLATGQSGVAITGKGIPLDAFRVDHAAGAVERMVLENAEHDVLIIEGQGSLLHPGSTATLPLMRGSCANALILCHRAGMDVLDTAGDAVPVPPLKDVIALNEMVARAGGALTPARVVGIALNTRDLDETAARDAIESTARETGLPVTDPVRFGAAPLADAVLSVKG from the coding sequence ATGCTTGAGCCGACCCAGAAGATCGCCATCTATGCCGAGGCCAATATGGGTCTCATCAACGCCAAGATGGCCGAGGGGATCATCCGATACGGCCGCAACCCCGTGACCTGCGTGATCGACAGCCAGGCGGTGGGAAAGAGTCTGAAAGAACTGTGCAAGATCGATCGTGACATTCCCATCGTCGCCACGCTGGACGATGCGATCGGGCTGGGTGCCGAGGTTCTGGTGCTTGGCACCACGCCGTCTGGCGGACGGGTGCCGCCCGAGTGGATGACGATGCTGGAACAGGCGATCGGTTCGGGCCTGTCGGTCGTCAACGGGCTGCATGACCGGTTGAACGATGTGCTTGGCGACAAGCTGAAACCGGGCCAGTGGATCTGGGATATCCGCACGCCCACCGACGCCATGCCGCCCATCGCGATGGCGCGCGCCGCGAAACTTTCCAATATTCGCGCGCTCATGGTCGGCACCGACATGGCCGTGGGAAAGAAGACCTCCGGACTCGAAATCTGGTCGGCCCTCTGTGACGCGGGCCACGACGCGGCCTTTCTTGCCACCGGTCAAAGCGGCGTTGCGATCACTGGCAAGGGTATCCCGCTCGACGCCTTCCGGGTGGATCATGCGGCGGGGGCCGTGGAGAGGATGGTGTTGGAGAACGCAGAGCACGACGTGCTGATCATCGAGGGTCAGGGCTCGCTTCTGCATCCGGGCAGCACGGCCACCCTGCCACTGATGCGGGGAAGTTGCGCAAACGCGCTGATCCTGTGCCACCGGGCCGGGATGGACGTGCTCGACACCGCAGGCGACGCGGTGCCTGTGCCGCCCTTGAAGGACGTCATCGCGCTCAACGAGATGGTTGCGCGGGCGGGCGGGGCGCTGACGCCGGCCAGGGTCGTCGGCATCGCGCTCAACACCCGCGATCTCGACGAAACAGCCGCCCGCGACGCAATCGAGAGCACGGCCCGCGAAACCGGCCTGCCGGTGACAGATCCGGTGCGTTTCGGCGCGGCACCGCTGGCCGACGCGGTGCTGTCCGTCAAGGGCTGA
- a CDS encoding ABC transporter ATP-binding protein produces MIHLKVTNLQKRFGGNHVLKGVNFEINGPELIGLIGPNGAGKTTMTNILDGAIKPTSGTVYLGEKRIDQLQPFEVARAGLGRTFQVTRSFRRMTVLENLYVPALAMGNTHGQAELRDKAMGVLEFLTIDHLRNEYAQALSGGQQKLLELGRLLMLNPDVIILDEPFAGVHPRLMEVIYAYIQRVNDEGKAIIIISHQMDSIFSLSQRLLVLNFGDLIADGPPEDVKNDPAVIEAYLGAEEGEEAPA; encoded by the coding sequence TTGATACATCTCAAGGTCACCAACCTGCAGAAGCGCTTTGGCGGGAACCACGTCCTGAAAGGCGTGAATTTCGAGATCAACGGCCCCGAGCTGATCGGTCTGATCGGCCCGAACGGGGCAGGCAAGACGACGATGACCAACATCCTCGACGGGGCGATCAAACCCACCAGCGGCACGGTCTATCTCGGCGAGAAACGCATCGACCAGTTGCAGCCTTTCGAAGTGGCACGCGCCGGGCTTGGCCGAACCTTCCAGGTGACGCGCTCGTTCCGGCGGATGACGGTGCTCGAAAACCTCTACGTGCCGGCGCTCGCCATGGGCAACACGCATGGGCAGGCAGAGCTTCGCGACAAGGCGATGGGGGTGCTGGAGTTTCTGACCATCGACCACCTGCGCAATGAATACGCACAGGCCCTGTCCGGCGGGCAGCAGAAGCTTCTGGAACTGGGCCGCCTGCTGATGCTCAACCCCGATGTCATCATTCTCGACGAACCCTTCGCCGGCGTGCACCCGCGCCTGATGGAGGTGATCTACGCCTACATCCAGCGCGTCAACGACGAAGGCAAGGCGATCATCATCATCAGCCACCAGATGGATTCGATCTTCTCTCTCTCCCAGCGGCTTCTGGTGCTGAACTTCGGAGACCTCATCGCCGACGGTCCCCCGGAGGACGTCAAGAACGACCCGGCCGTGATCGAGGCCTATCTCGGCGCCGAGGAAGGCGAGGAGGCCCCGGCATGA